AGAACGATAAATCTCCGCGTGATTCGGTCGATAACCAAGATTTTTAAAGTCATGCTGTAAAATATCAAGCATTTGTAGGGCATATCCTTTTTTCATTTCCACCATAGTAATCAAATATAACTTAAGAAAGGCTCTTTGTTTCATTAAAAACCCAGTGCTTTCTCGTTCTGACATAGTGGAGTGTCACCTTCTTTCTATTATTGTACTATGTACTAATTGTACATAAAAGGAAAAAATATACAATGGTTTCTTTTTCTTTCCTCCTTTTGGTAAAAGGAATAAGTACTTTCGTTTAAACTGATAAGCAGTGAGCTATAAGAGGAAAAGGAGCTATTACAAACCACAATGTTTCTAAAATATATATGTACAATTAGTACATAGTACAATTTGTTTTTGATACTTTTTATTAACCATCAGACTCTATCTATGCCATTTATATGTACCTTCTATTTTCTACTCATCATAATACAAACACACTTGTTCTTGATCAAGAACAACTCTTACGTTTATATCTGAACAAGCCTCCCTGTTATTAATCAGTTAAAAAGTTTTATTCCCTATCCTCATTCCTCCTTTGCTCTTCTAGCATCTCTAGTTTTTGCAAGGTCAGTTGAACTGCAATCGCATCATCCAGATATCCAATGGGAAAGACATAATCAGGAATGATGTCAACTGACAAAATAAAATATAGCAGCGCACTGCCAATCACAGCCTTCTCTAGTGGTTGAATCTCCTCATGGCAAAATCGCCCATACATTTCTTTTAATTGCTCAATAAACGGCCCTTCTCCATTCACATTCTCCACTTTCTCTTGAAACTCTTCTTTAATGATTCTACTACCTTCATTCGTTTGTGCATGCTTTTCATATTTTTCTAATTCTTGTTGTACCTGCTTCGTTGTATATTTCCAGTCGAATAAACCTGATGATTCAAGAACCTTTTGGATGTGGTCAATGGAGGTATGAATATCAGATGGTAGAGGCTCTCTAGAGATTGTTAAAGGATATCCAGCCGCTACATATAAAAGGTCCATTGATACTTCAAGACACTTACTGATTTGCTCCAAATGCCTTGGGCGAGCAGCTTGTTTCCCATTTATAATTCGAGAAATGGTTGCCACATTGATTCTAGACTGCTTGCTTAGTTTGCGCATGGACATTGTCCGTTCTTGAAGTAATTTCTTAATGAGAATTCCTAATTCTGTCTCTTTTGACTGGTTTCCCATTACCCATCCTCCCCCATTTACATTTATGAATGCAAACCTGTTTAGATAAAGTAAACATTGGGCACTGGCAATACGCACATTTTCTAAACGTTTTCGTAACATACAAGTAAGAAAAAGCTTTTTCATGATATAGATAGCTTTCACGTAGGAAAAGTAACTAACAACTAAGTTCATTATCAAAAAGGAGTGTATTCCAATGAATGCATTGTTATTAGTTGGTCTTGCCTCATCATCTAGTCTGGATCAATTAAGTGCTACCTTAGCTCATAGCTTAAGAGAACTTCATAATTTAAATGTAACTGCGATATGGATCCCTCTGATCTATTTACTCGTTAGCTTAAGCAGCATTTATTTTGGTCAGTGGATTTCCCTTCTCGTCGTTGGCTTCTTAGTAAGTGTAATTGTTAGTCAAATTATTTTATTAGCGATCGATCGAAAAAATGTGATCGTTCTTGAAAACATTTTTTCCAAACAGCTTACACACATGCTAAGCACTGCTGAATGCTCCTATTGTCATAAATCTGCTCCACTAAAAATAGGAGAAGCAACGATTCTGCTACTTGCTTTTTCGATTCATGCCTTATCAAATAAAGTAATTGCTTTTTTTCATAAACTCCCAGCGATTACGATCACTTTCACAGTATCTCTCTCCAGCTTTTTCACTCTGTGGATGAGTCTAGCCTTTGGAGAAAAAGTAAGAAAGATCAAAATTTGCTCCTTTCATCTTGGCAAATTTGGGACCCTCATCAGCGGCACAATCATCCTATTATGCGTGCTTGAAATGTTTCTGTAAGTGAGATGTCTGTTCCACTCATCACCAACACGTAAATAGACCGGCTTCCCCTCTTACATCAAGGAGACGGTCTATTGTTAAAACAAACGGATGTAAAAATAGGATTGCTGTAACTTGCAAAAATCCAAAAACTATCATGAGGAGAAGAGGTCTTTTGGAAGATACTGTAGATAAAAGAAATCATCCTGAACCGTTTTTTCGTGCAGGCTTTGATAAGAATAGGAGTAATGGCCAAAGATATGCATACAGATCAGGACTTGAAAGGATTTAAAACCCTCGGGATTTTTTAGCCCTAAGGGTTTTTATTTGCTTTCTTATGATAGCTAAGCCTTTTTTCATGCTATGCCTTTTTCTCACCAGTCAATCATTCAGCAAGCTCTTCGGTCTATGACAAAGTGGCAATAGGATCAAAATACCAGGATTTATCGTGTTTTATGCTATTCAGCACACTTATATTGTGTTGAACTAACGGATACGATAGTTGAATACTATACATTGTTGAGCAGACTACCGCAGTCTGCTTATTTTATTGTTTTGTTGAACAAGTTGTAAATTTAACATTTTAAAGTAAGAGCATTTCTTTGTAATGAGAAATGCTTTTTATTTTTTTGCTTAAAATAAAAAGGATATTCCATTAACAATAACAATGTAATAAAAAACGATATAAATTTATTGTAAAACAATAAATTGCGTGTTAAAGTCATTTTATAATTAAATTAGCGAGGTGCTCTTTATGAAACGGGGAACAACACTCTTTTTGAAGATAGCTAATATTCTTATTGGAATCCCAGTTCTTGCATTCTGCATATTTTTGGTGCCTAAGATCGGGAATTTTGCTGGAGAATTGTATCCAGATATTGCTTATATGAAATCCCTCGTTTTAATCGATATGTACGCGGCAGCGATACCTTTTTACTTTGCTCTGTATCAAGCTTTTAAACTTTTAAGCTATATTGATAAGAACCAAGCGTTCTCGGAATTATCCGTAAAGGCTTTAAAGAATATAAAATACTGTGCCATCACAATCAGTACCTTGTATCTGCTAGGTATGCCACTCTACTATCTCATGGCGGAGAGAGTTGACCCTCCAAGTTTCAGACCAATCGGATTGGCTATTATTTTCGCCTCTATGGTGATCGCCGTTTTTGCTGCTGTTCTCCAAAGACTTTTACAAGAAGCTATTAATATAAAATCAGAAAATGATTTAACGATCTGAGGTGTATATCATGGCGATTATCATCAATCTTGATGTAATGTTGGCAAAAAGGAAAATGAGCGTAACAGAACTTTCGGAGAGGGTTGGAATTACTATGGCGAATCTTTCCATTCTGAAAAACAGGAAAGCAAAAGCGGTTCGTTTTTCAACATTAGAAGCGATATGTATGACTTTGGATTGTCAGCCGGGTGATATTTTGGAGTACAAAAGCGACGAAGACACTCAATAAAAACAGACAACAAATTTATTTAACTAACGGGTTCGATAGTATATTAAAAAGAGGTAATTCAGAAACATGTTATTTTGTTCCTGAATTACCTCTTTAGATTTTCCAATTAGATTTCTAAGCACATATGCGATAAACATGTAGTTCTTTAAATTTGTAATAAAGAGCTACAGAAGACTTTATTTTCAAGTTTTAGACTGCATTTATTTATATTAGTTAACACAGTTTAAAACATATTTATTAGAGACAGAAGCTATTAAAGTTTGAGAACCCGCACCAGTTTTGGAGTGCGAGTCTAAAACCTTATTTTTCGTGAACGTCTGATAAAACTTTAGTATAACGACAATTCATGTTATAAAAAACAAAGTTAATGACAAAATATATTATAATTCGTGTCAAAATTACACTAAATAAAGACGAAAAAAACAAGTATTTAGTGACAACAGTAAGTAAAACTCACAAACTCCCTTTCTTTTTCTCACCAGATTCTCAGGAATAGCCATGGATTTTCCACAACGATGAATGGATTGGAGAACACGGCGCTCAAACAGTTCCCTTATCCCGTTGATTACTAAAAACTCTGCATCGAGAATGTGATGCAGAGTTTTTAGTAGTGGTCACTATAACATTACCATAAGGATGCCAAGGAAAAACAGCCGTTCTCACCCTCATGCTCGTGAGATCGACTGTTTGCTTATGATTGTTCCACAGGGTAGCAATATTAAATAAGGATTGATATGGCACAGATGATATAGGGCGATTTATTCAGCAACGCCTTATCTATTTACTGGCTCTCCTCTATTTGTGAAAAGGAAGTATGGGATGTTTTCCCTAGCTGCAACTGATTTTCTTTTCCTTTCCCCCATAAAAATCCAATGCATGCACCAATTAAGGCTGGTAGCACCCACCCTATTCCTTGCTCATACAACGGAAGGTAACGATATATGTTTGTAATGAACGAAACATCTATGAATTTACTTTGCTGTAAGGCGTCTACTAAACTAATCATAGCCGTTCCCAGCAAGCTCATTTTATAAACTGACTTGTATCCTTTAAAAAGGGAATGTCCAAAGGATAAAATGATTAAAACAATTGTTAATGGGTAAATCACTAACAGAATGGGTACTGAAAAAACAATAATTTGATTAAGTCCCAAATTAGCAATAATCATACTCGTAAAGCACACGATTCCCGTCCACACCGTATAAGAAAAACGTGGCATAAGCTTTGCGAAATACTGTCCGCAGGAGGTTATCAGGCCAACCGATGTTGTAATACAAGCAAGAGTAAATACTGTTCCTAGTAAGATTGTTCCGTATTGT
The nucleotide sequence above comes from Brevibacillus laterosporus LMG 15441. Encoded proteins:
- a CDS encoding DUF2975 domain-containing protein, which gives rise to MKRGTTLFLKIANILIGIPVLAFCIFLVPKIGNFAGELYPDIAYMKSLVLIDMYAAAIPFYFALYQAFKLLSYIDKNQAFSELSVKALKNIKYCAITISTLYLLGMPLYYLMAERVDPPSFRPIGLAIIFASMVIAVFAAVLQRLLQEAINIKSENDLTI
- a CDS encoding helix-turn-helix domain-containing protein, translated to MAIIINLDVMLAKRKMSVTELSERVGITMANLSILKNRKAKAVRFSTLEAICMTLDCQPGDILEYKSDEDTQ
- a CDS encoding DUF1232 domain-containing protein, with product MGNQSKETELGILIKKLLQERTMSMRKLSKQSRINVATISRIINGKQAARPRHLEQISKCLEVSMDLLYVAAGYPLTISREPLPSDIHTSIDHIQKVLESSGLFDWKYTTKQVQQELEKYEKHAQTNEGSRIIKEEFQEKVENVNGEGPFIEQLKEMYGRFCHEEIQPLEKAVIGSALLYFILSVDIIPDYVFPIGYLDDAIAVQLTLQKLEMLEEQRRNEDRE